The Elaeis guineensis isolate ETL-2024a chromosome 5, EG11, whole genome shotgun sequence DNA segment aggttctccacgaacgtccggcccaaagagtcgaaagccgaggtcgccagcctggagagtgcgtcggcccgggcgttctccgcCTGGGGATATGGGAGATTTCAAAATATCCGAGGCGCGCCatgagatccttcactttctgaagatattttgccatggctggatctcgcgcctcgaatttgcctttgacctgtcccacgatcagctgagaatcagAGAATGccttgaggctgtcgatcccaagttcccttgccatcctcgggccggcgaggagcgcttcatactcggcttggttattggaggctttgaagtcgaatcggagggcgtactcagtgactaccccatccgagttggtgagcaggaacccagccccgctcccttgagcgtttgaagctccgtcgatgtgcagtacccaggtggagaccagATCAGGCTTGGAGACCGCGTCTCATCCGGGGTCCACGTCTTCCGACCTTTGGTCGGCCGTCGGGCATTctacgatgaagtcggccaggacctgggtctttaaggcaggccgcggtcggtactgtatgtcgaactcgctgagcttcatcgcccactttgctaGTCATCCCGATGTATCAGGTCGGCGCAATATcatcctcaggggctggttggtgagaaccacaatggcatgcgcctggaagtatgggcggagtcactgtgcggagacggtcagggcgaaaatcatcttttctatctccgaatatcgagcttcagcgccgcggagcactttgctggtatagtagataggttgatgagtccggctctcgttttctctgacgagcaccgaactgaccgcctcgggggaggtggccaaatagagatacaatgtctccccGACCTCCGACTTCACAAGCAACGGCGGGGAAGCCAAATACCTCTTCAGATCCtcaaaggcccgttggcactcatgcgaccaagagaagcccttcgcctgcctcagagtCTTGAAAAAcgagaggcacctttcagccgatcgagagatgaaccggTTGAGAGCGATGATTTTTCCATTCAACTGCTGGACTTCCTTCTTGGTATTCGGGTGGCGCACGTCGATGATGGCCTTgattttctcggggttggcctcgattctccGTTGCGagatgaggaacccgaggaacttctccaaggttactccgaaggcgcacttagtcggattcagcttcatccagtgtcgtcgtagagtgcggaaggtttcttcgagatcccggATATGATCCGAAATCTgtgcacttttcaccagcatgtcgtcgacatatacttccatgttgcacccgatctggtctttaaagaccttgttgacaagtcgttggtaggtggcgccggcattcttcagcccgaagggcattactcggtagcagtagaggcccttgggggtcacgaaggcagtgtcaCTACAAAGAAATAGGGTTGTACCGACTGTTTTTTGCCGATGCTTTTTagaagcgtcggcaggttgcgctgacctgccgacgcttttaaaaagcgtcgtttattaacgacgcttaaaagcgtcgtaaaatttgaAACTATCAACGCCGatgcttttagcaaaagcgtcgttaaataaagaaaatactgacgctatttaacgacgctaaaaagcgtcgttaggttcgtttaatacccccaATCTCCCGTGCCCTAATCCATATACTGCCGCGCCCCCTTTCCACCCATATTCCTCCGCCGAccccatctccgccgccggcagTGCAGCGCCGTCCACGCCGCACCGGCcgtcctcccctcccccctcccggcgATCGAACGGGCTTCCAGATTCGGTGCCCGGTTCACTGGTTCAGAGCAGTCCTACCGCCCCAATCTTTCCGTGCGCTCCCAAGCCGCCTTTTCGCCCTTGTCTCCCTCGCTCCCGTGGTCAGGTGAgatctcttcctcctccatcatCTCCGCCCCCGAATTCATGCCTCCTCGTTGATTTGACTCGTCTCAAATGCCGACCCAAATAAAGAAATGATGGCTTCATCCAATAAGCCGACAGCGGATTGATAAAAAAATGGATATGATGCCTTTTGTGAGCTCTGAAGAGCAGATATGGTCTACATTCCATGAACATGCTGAACTTTCAGATAATTGTTGCCTATTCTGTTGCCTTCCCGAGACATGGATGTGTTCCATCTACTTGATTTTGCAATTGTCCCATTCAGGGCTTTCACGGTGATTTATGTTCATCTTTTTATCTCGGGAGACTTGCTCAGCATACAGTTCTTTATTTACATGTTTAATTTATCAGgtctatttctctatttatgcAGCTTGGGAGGCCATTGTTCTCTTATATATCACACTCACATTAGGTTTTGTTGGTCACTGTTTCTGCCCATGCGCTATTGTGTGCCAACTAGTTATAATGGATTTTATATTGTGCCGGGCAGTCGGTTGTTATGTTAAATCCCCATGGTCTTGGTGTTTCTTTATATATTGGCAACAGAGTCTATTAATTCCTCATTTTTGTGTCATGCAGATACCCTTTTCAGTGAAAATACGATATGTTTTAGCTGTTGCCACTATGCTTCATACGGCAGCTCTGCCACAGTATtcgttttatgtttttcttttgcTACTCTTAAGATTAAGCTTCATGACTTTGGCATTATCTATGCTGATTCTCCTGGACATGATTCGTTTTATGTATTTGGTCATGCATCGGCCGACCGCAGGTTCTTCTGTATTCGCTACCAAATGATTGAAATGCTTGTAGATGATTATTTGGAatcacttattttattatatgaaaCAAGAATGCAGGATTGGATTTTGTTGTCGGGTATGATtctacaagaaaaaaataatgtGGAAAGTTGTCATTTGATTTAGAACTAGATATAATAAATTAGTTCATATAACATCATGCTATGTTGATTGAACTGTGACATGATGACTAGTAGAGCTGGAGGTGGATTGGATTAAGCTGACAATCTCATTGAGTAGAATAAAGCTTATGGTATCAAATATATATCAAATTCGAGCTTGTATGACTAGACCCAAACCAACTGGAGACCAAGAATGGCACATGTTCTTCACCAAACACTACAGCCTACCTAAAATTTAAGAAATATATCCgctgttaaaataaaataatatttctccAAAAGGATAAGAAAGTATGTGCCGATGTTAGTAAGAATCTGGGTATCAAATTTAGGTAGATAACTTGAGGccaaatatttattttagaagaTAGAGCTGTAAAGAACCCAAACAAGAGTAGCACTCATTGCTTCCCAATGATCAATGATATAAAGATATTACCATAATTAGGACTCTTGAATGAACGAGTTATTTGTAATTAACAGCTTATATATGCTTAGCTTGAATTTTTGGCTTGTTTGAGAACTAAATGAGATGATTTAGAGCCACGCTTGATTTGTTTTGATTGAGTTTTGTTAAACTTGAAATaggaaaaaattaataatttaatatatattatgcaTTATATTTATTCTAATTACTATTTACaaacaaaaatttatattaaaaatgagATTTAtgtgatttaaaattaaaaattaaatatggatttttttttaaaatttgatcccaAAAaatgatcatctacaaggtacaacttcacatattataatttttcaaaataggtattgatatactttatatttaacataattaaaaaaaattagatgagagAAAATGATATTAATCTAATGATGAGAAGAAATTaagctgaaaaaaaaatattcgatGATGTTGTGTACCTTATCTTTGCTAATCTGTGGATACAATATTAATTAACAATGTTATGTACCTTTCTATATTAGTGTGTGCTGAGCATGCATTGTGTTATGATAAACGCACCAGACCTCCATATATAACCTTTGTTTTGTAGTGTTAGTTTTGTTGATCTTACTTTAAAGATCAATGTACCAAACTTTTCTTAATattctatatttttaatttctttaaagATTCTTTAAACATTCTATATAGTACAATTAATTAAGGTTGTGATACatggttgatgaatggataatttcatagtttcatgaatcctgattgattgcttatctgacatgtggcgctcgttatgtggctggaccctgatatcgtgtggcctacgttatccttatcttcgtgACTGATGAAGACTAAGCATCTGGATTAAGCTGGGCCAAGTTTCTTTGTCCACTACTCTCCAAGTTAGtatcaggtattaaatcaagttaattatgaattaattttaaaaaaaattgcattcCATAGAAAcgtagacccgtcttttgattaatgtacatattctattgtatccgtatatttatttatttttgtacggataaaagaattatgtacattgatcaattgattgtccagtatggacagtttggaaaatgtgagtaattctataggtcattaccataatcaaatggtatgctgagggttcgaaataaatttcggatggtatttttcttttgttcttcctatacggaagaactaaggggaaatgctgccgaaatttttttcgactcttgttgcatatcatttgatttttgtaattgacctatagaattaatgcattttctgaatgggataggaccttctttacctattagttgaagatagcaagcatttactatgtaaactttatctagctgttatttttttggattttatgaaatgactgatattttttactcattgcattaatatagattgtataattttttttatttttagataaattgcaagttcggtcagttttatcttacaatggacaaaagttggataaataaaccaaggaatagtaaagaatatttagatggagttcatgacttcattaaatttggtatggagaaaagtagtttgaatggaaagattttatgtccatgtcggaaatgtgtaaatagttcttctttagatccacaaaatgttgaagaacattgggtatggaatggttttttaagaggttataccgactgaatttttcatggagaatctatgttgccatcatcatgtaaccaacccctgactcattttggatccactagcctagaagacaattctgcaagagatgatgatataaggggtttgatcacagatgcttttggatttgatgttcaaaatttaggagaatccagtagtatacaagaaacagttgggatgtttgatggatgtacgcatacggaacgtatgcatgttgaggagcccatacatacatctaatgatgagacagctcgttatcacaccttaatgaaagatgcagacgaagaattatatccgggttgtacaaaattttctaagatttcttttcttgtacatttatttcatataaaatatttgaatggatggtctggaaagagttttaccatgctgctcaagttattaaaggatgcattttcagaaagcactcgtttaccaccatcgtattatgaagccaagaaagtagtaaaggaattggatcttggatacgaaaagattcatagttgtccgaaagattgtatgttatatcggggtgaaaacgctaatcaagagtcatgcaatgtatgtggatcttcaagatggataacacaaaaagaagatcgagatgatgtactgaatgaattggatgcaacgcggagtaaaaagaaaccggccaaggtattgcattactttcctcttatacctagattgaaaaggatttatgcatcatcaaaaacagcttcatcaatgagatggcatcatgaaggacgtacaaaggatggaatgttgagacatccagcagatagtcttcaatggaaagcatttgatgataggcattctgattttgcctctgatattcgcagtgttaggtttggcttagcttctgatggcttcaatccatttcggaccctgagttctacctacagcacttggccagtcgttttgataccttacaatttgccaccgtggatgtgcatgaaacaatcatcacttatcttgtcaatggttattccaggagataagggtccaggcaatgatattgatatttttctacagcctttgatagaggaattgaaacagttgtgggagggtgttgatgtatttgatgcttccaatggccaaacatttaaactacgggcagctttgttatggactattaatgattttccagcatatgccaatttatctgactggagtacaaagggacgggtcgcatgtccttgttgtgaagattcaacacattcaatttggttaaaacatggaggtaaattttgttacatgggacatcgtcgatggttggaagcaaatcatccgttttgatttcagaaagatttatttgatggtactatagaattgggatgtacCGCTATTctaccttctggaactgatgttcatagacaaatggatggcatgaattacagctatggtaagcactcaaagtcctctaaaaaaagaggaagggatgatgttgaaagctcagtgcacgaagggttaccagaggaagtcagtatcagtactatagatgcagaggtgtttcaagatccagacaattatttcgaggatgaaaatgaggaagacacacagatagcatctacacaacagccaagtaaacatttatggaaaaaatgaagtatcttttttgacttaccttattggaaacataatcttattcggcacaatcttgatgtcatgcatatagagaagaatgtttgtgataatttacttggaacatttttaaaccttgatggaaagagcaaagataacatgaaggcacgtcttgatttaaaagaaatgggtatccgacaggaacttcatcctaaaatgcttgctaatgatagaatttatgtgcctcctacatgttacacaatgtctgctcgaaaaaaggataattttttgggagttttgaaaagtatcaaagtacccgatggatatgcatcaaatatttcacgatgtgtgcatctaaaggatcgaaaactttcaaatcttaaaagtcatgatggtcacatattgatgcaagatattttttcaatagctttaagatcgtcattgccgaaacaagttgttacaattgtacttcgattatcgtcattctttaaggcgttatgttccaaagttattgatcctcgggaacttgatcagttagaatccgatattgcaattacactttgtcagatggaaaagatttttcctcctggattttttactattatggtacatctgctcattcacctagcttcagaagttaaagttggtggaccggtacattatagatggatgtatcctattgagaggtattattacaaaccttaaattttttgataattttattagaaacaacagcatactgatattttaataaatatttaattcttgaaggtatcttgtgcgtcttaaagattatgtgcgaaatagagcctatcccgaaggctcgattgctgaagcatatattgcggatgaatgtttgacattttgttcaagatatcttcaaggtatagagactatttttagtcgacctcaacggcataatgactttgtggagaatgcagaactgtataagttcttaactgctggaaaattcttgggaagaggtgaaagtattgtacttgatcaaaaatccttagcacaagcacatcgttatgtgttacttcatagtgacataatatctgaccatcgcaggttagtatatttaaggaatgacatcaaaatttaaattttatattagatataatgttctaaatgatatatttatattttatgcagtgaatttttaatttatcagagatgagccaatcataacattcgtcctaatgcaaggattgaacagcgatggttggtcgagttattccctatgaggctttcgaatcaggtgtgatttttatttaattatgggatatattaatttttgatacatatttaatatcagataactcaactgcacttcgtcatatcattttttgttaggtatcaaagatgatggagacaaataattcagatgaactaatagctcttgctcgaggacctaacaagattgtgaatagatataaaggttttataattaatggctttaaattttatactagagaatgggagaaatttagaaaaacacagaatagcggtgttatggtggaagcggatggaaaatcctattatggtgcacttaaagatatctatgagttggattattatgaaaaatttaaagtagtactgtttagatgtgattggatagacataaactcaccaaggggtttgaaacaagatgcaaatggatttatacttgtaaatttttcaaggttgatacacactggtgtgttattgaaggatgatccattcattttttcatctcaagctcgtcaagtattttatgtacaagacgcaaaagataaagattgatttactgtcatcaaaataaaatctagagacttatatgatatgggaaaccaagtggaggatgatgacgatgacacttatacacaatgtatgccctacaattttgtgccagctgatgatttaaatgctacgacgacattggttagaacagaatttgaagaaaacactactgcttgattgttactggtaataattatttatgatgtatatattttgcattaattattgtgttattttactccatatattaactgattctaccttttatttatataaatgctaggtgacatcatgcgtcgcaggggacgatatgctggtgtgcagtttcagttttcacagacagaggccggtacgtcttcttcagcacagcagcctgaggccagttcagctgcacagcattctaagccctgtccttcatcatcagcacagcacgatcctcctgttcatcagccagatgatgagatacatgtgcagggtatatattgtctttcatataatttttttttatttcattttatgtatatttatgatatagttacttttatgtattttttgcagacggatccgggagagtacgccccagacgcggacccacagtagtacgagatgtgtggcagatgcgtgagggcgagaggattattgtggagtgcaatcagctaggtcagccaattaagaaagctgcctgcttattgacttcatttttggagactgttgctcggaggcctcagctatgtccgttgggctatgcaaaatggaatgacatgcttccaacgtataaagttgagctcctccgagttatagaggtaatgaattgatgttcatactgtatattaattgttaatcatttatataatttatttcatttaactttttttttatagagcaagtttgttctccctccatccactcatgattttgtaatgaagtctctcaaccgcaaatggaaagaatatagatcacaattgaagaaagactatatgagacagggtatgacagaggaggaggttgctaggaattgtcctcctgatgtaccccctcatcagtggatggagttggttcattattggttctccgagagggcacaggtatattatctgtttattatctttttttcctaaatattttataaaaatattgatttttattatatattatatatataacaagttctttactttattttacagacttattctgctattggtagagctgcacgagcagctcagtctgttcctcatacatcggggtcgaagagttatgcacgactccgacaggagtttgtatgttccttaaactttcataattaactttgaatttttatgttgaaatatttatataactaatatcattatgtatcgtggaccatgtctgtatcatgatactcatatatttttttaaattattataactgcttgcttaaaattaaaattatttgtgtaggaggatgagcatgggagggaacccggacaagtggagttttaccggatgactcatactcatcaggatggtacttttgttcgagatgagtcgagagatttatatgtacggcattattaatattatattttttgcaatgatttaaatttaattttgttagctattaatgtataattcttgttttcaaaaaaaatacaggagagggctacatctctcattgcggagcgtgacgacgagtccgcagcatctacgcagcagagccgtatcgagaccgaggtgttca contains these protein-coding regions:
- the LOC140857861 gene encoding uncharacterized protein isoform X1, which codes for MLGDIMRRRGRYAGVQFQFSQTEADGSGRVRPRRGPTVVRDVWQMREGERIIVECNQLGQPIKKAACLLTSFLETVARRPQLCPLGYAKWNDMLPTYKVELLRVIESKFVLPPSTHDFVMKSLNRKWKEYRSQLKKDYMRQGMTEEEVARNCPPDVPPHQWMELVHYWFSERAQTYSAIGRAARAAQSVPHTSGSKSYARLRQEFEDEHGREPGQVEFYRMTHTHQDGTFVRDESRDLYERATSLIAERDDESAASTQQSRIETEVFTELMGPERYGRVRGYGVGVTPTQLSEVSRYTQHAAADAQDSRVRRLEAEIQEIRQSRAAEMEEMRQSRAEMQAMRGQIDRLTSLLEMYGSSQAPGTSGTRRDSGTSRGDNDDHPPAD
- the LOC140857861 gene encoding uncharacterized protein isoform X2, which translates into the protein MRRRGRYAGVQFQFSQTEADGSGRVRPRRGPTVVRDVWQMREGERIIVECNQLGQPIKKAACLLTSFLETVARRPQLCPLGYAKWNDMLPTYKVELLRVIESKFVLPPSTHDFVMKSLNRKWKEYRSQLKKDYMRQGMTEEEVARNCPPDVPPHQWMELVHYWFSERAQTYSAIGRAARAAQSVPHTSGSKSYARLRQEFEDEHGREPGQVEFYRMTHTHQDGTFVRDESRDLYERATSLIAERDDESAASTQQSRIETEVFTELMGPERYGRVRGYGVGVTPTQLSEVSRYTQHAAADAQDSRVRRLEAEIQEIRQSRAAEMEEMRQSRAEMQAMRGQIDRLTSLLEMYGSSQAPGTSGTRRDSGTSRGDNDDHPPAD